In Hallerella succinigenes, the following are encoded in one genomic region:
- a CDS encoding glycosyltransferase gives MKILVAPLDWGLGHATRTIPIIYQFLSRGWKVNLAVSGRVAALYKGQFPNLEQIPVPGYRIEYPRRGFEMPLWLLKNSTRLMSVILQEQKVAQKLVRERGYDVIFSDNRFGFHAEGAYNIYMTHQLSIAFPGPFKALEKIGVAWHKREMSRFDTIWVPDFSEYPGMAGKLSHVPKAKAEYVGALSRFADMDFLNMHWEKKYRFVAILSGPEPMRSSFEKALLKAFEKIPGEHVIIRGFPGDAALPKAPSNVKLFNHLETVEFARTVQSAEYCISRPGYSTVMDMIYLGANCIFVPTPGQTEQLYLGKTLHSARKAGLLKQDEISAKTLTAAMREKHRSWDFNASGNQLSQAIDRLESKLSSTV, from the coding sequence ATGAAGATCTTGGTGGCGCCGCTTGATTGGGGCCTTGGACATGCGACGCGTACGATTCCGATAATCTATCAGTTTCTTTCGCGCGGTTGGAAGGTCAATCTGGCGGTGTCTGGTCGTGTTGCCGCCTTGTACAAAGGCCAGTTTCCGAATTTGGAACAGATTCCGGTTCCGGGATATCGGATTGAATATCCGAGGCGCGGTTTTGAAATGCCGCTTTGGCTTTTGAAAAATTCCACACGTTTGATGAGCGTGATTCTTCAAGAGCAGAAGGTAGCACAAAAACTGGTGCGGGAACGCGGTTATGACGTAATCTTTTCGGACAACCGTTTTGGATTCCACGCCGAAGGCGCTTACAATATTTACATGACGCATCAGCTGAGTATCGCTTTTCCGGGACCGTTTAAGGCCTTGGAAAAAATCGGTGTAGCTTGGCACAAACGGGAAATGTCCCGCTTTGATACCATCTGGGTTCCGGATTTTTCGGAATATCCTGGAATGGCGGGAAAGCTTTCGCACGTGCCAAAGGCGAAGGCGGAATACGTCGGAGCGCTTTCACGCTTTGCGGATATGGACTTTTTGAATATGCATTGGGAAAAGAAGTATCGCTTCGTCGCGATCCTCTCAGGCCCAGAACCCATGCGCTCTTCATTTGAAAAGGCGCTTCTCAAAGCCTTCGAAAAAATCCCTGGCGAACATGTCATCATTCGAGGATTTCCGGGCGACGCCGCGTTGCCGAAGGCTCCGTCGAATGTCAAACTCTTCAATCATCTAGAAACTGTAGAATTTGCAAGGACCGTGCAGAGCGCGGAATATTGCATTTCCCGTCCGGGCTACAGCACCGTGATGGACATGATTTACCTGGGCGCAAACTGTATTTTTGTGCCGACGCCCGGCCAGACGGAACAGCTTTACTTGGGAAAGACTTTGCACAGCGCTCGAAAGGCGGGACTTTTGAAGCAGGATGAAATCTCTGCCAAGACCTTGACTGCGGCGATGCGTGAAAAGCACAGATCGTGGGACTTTAACGCGTCCGGAAACCAGCTCTCCCAGGCGATTGACCGCTTGGAATCGAAACTTTCTTCCACTGTTTAA
- a CDS encoding C40 family peptidase, producing the protein MPLRPSYDRTTGSYRLSKGEQHTNQVMANASGTTADWMTIIKPWIGTPYKYGKASRNGTDCSGYVMNIYKEKTGVSLPHSSSQMYQMGKKIAKDDLKTGDLVFFGGGAGVDHVGVYLEEGSFTHASTSKGVMISPMSDPYWQPRYKGARRIQ; encoded by the coding sequence ATGCCGCTTCGTCCAAGCTATGATCGAACCACCGGTTCCTACAGGCTTTCCAAGGGCGAACAGCATACAAACCAGGTGATGGCAAACGCCTCCGGGACGACCGCCGACTGGATGACCATCATCAAGCCGTGGATCGGGACCCCGTACAAATACGGCAAGGCATCCCGAAACGGAACCGACTGTTCGGGCTACGTCATGAATATCTACAAGGAAAAAACAGGCGTCTCCCTTCCCCACAGTTCATCCCAAATGTACCAGATGGGAAAAAAAATCGCTAAGGACGACCTCAAGACCGGAGACCTGGTCTTCTTCGGCGGTGGCGCAGGCGTTGACCACGTCGGCGTGTACCTAGAAGAAGGAAGCTTTACCCACGCCAGTACATCCAAGGGCGTTATGATCAGCCCGATGTCCGACCCTTACTGGCAGCCCCGTTACAAGGGCGCGCGGAGAATTCAATGA
- a CDS encoding N-formylglutamate amidohydrolase — protein MQKKSVLFLSSEHASNAVPEFLKAHFKSKEAKAVLKTHRGYDIGAGDVFWELAKILRTSYAIQGAYTRLAIDLNRNSNKNHRYSEFTEQATDVEKQRMEGYWDGFRDAFLGAVKAELSKKNPSQIIHLSIHSFTPELDGKVRNADIGILYDPSRKKEAAYAKALKKNLETYFPELRVRFNYPYLGKTDGHATALRKQYKDSEYLGFEIEFNQGMLTHSNPADVAQLLAESLPE, from the coding sequence ATGCAGAAAAAATCCGTCCTTTTCTTGAGTAGTGAACACGCTTCGAACGCCGTTCCAGAATTTTTGAAGGCTCACTTCAAAAGCAAGGAAGCAAAAGCTGTCTTAAAAACGCACCGCGGTTACGACATCGGTGCCGGAGACGTTTTTTGGGAACTCGCAAAAATCCTCCGTACCTCGTACGCAATCCAGGGCGCCTATACCCGCCTTGCGATCGACCTGAACCGCAACAGCAACAAGAACCACCGTTACTCGGAATTCACCGAACAGGCGACCGATGTGGAAAAGCAACGCATGGAAGGCTACTGGGACGGTTTCCGCGACGCTTTTCTCGGTGCGGTCAAGGCGGAGCTTTCCAAAAAGAATCCTTCCCAAATCATTCACCTTTCCATCCATAGCTTTACCCCGGAACTCGATGGTAAGGTGCGCAATGCGGACATCGGCATTCTGTACGACCCTTCCCGCAAAAAGGAAGCCGCCTACGCCAAGGCTCTCAAGAAAAACCTGGAAACCTACTTCCCGGAACTGCGCGTCCGTTTTAACTACCCGTACCTTGGCAAGACCGACGGACACGCGACCGCACTTCGCAAGCAGTACAAGGATTCGGAGTATCTGGGTTTCGAAATCGAATTCAACCAGGGGATGCTCACCCATTCGAATCCAGCAGACGTGGCGCAGCTCCTCGCCGAATCCCTGCCGGAATAG
- the thiS gene encoding sulfur carrier protein ThiS, which yields MIKVNGVDIDTDGKSFAGKSIAEYLSTTNFDSKRIAVEKNGEIVPKAKYAETLLADGDTLEVVSFVGGG from the coding sequence ATGATAAAAGTAAACGGTGTCGATATCGATACGGATGGAAAATCCTTTGCGGGAAAATCCATCGCCGAATATCTTTCAACCACAAATTTTGATTCGAAACGGATTGCCGTTGAAAAAAACGGTGAAATCGTTCCTAAGGCAAAGTACGCAGAAACGCTCCTCGCGGATGGCGACACCTTGGAAGTGGT
- a CDS encoding carboxypeptidase-like regulatory domain-containing protein, producing MKKVLLPIATAAIALSLFGCDKSGTVSGQVLDAFTGKPIEMPTVWMDSTIYGTQSQNYAYKDMLKEGKFKFEGVSVGSYLIKARRSKYILGQQKFTTTNDNPNLEITLYEYPDTVSPGMYIAGAEGGTKITNNWAIFSTTCKESVAGLRTSFEQDMSASAPSQKGKKASKKDIKVNKLPEPKVMDASLDVLYCNPGSVTVAVEAAAYPAVAAAVSAHADCQGFDNDKKGIFPDVSKKTELAVEYKAEGLFSVKGNLPKGKQFIVFSSNGKTLQSYYVEVK from the coding sequence ATGAAAAAAGTTTTGCTCCCTATTGCGACTGCGGCTATTGCACTTTCCCTTTTTGGTTGCGATAAGTCCGGTACGGTTTCTGGCCAGGTTTTGGATGCTTTCACCGGCAAGCCGATTGAAATGCCGACCGTGTGGATGGATTCCACGATCTACGGTACGCAGAGCCAGAACTACGCATATAAGGATATGCTCAAGGAAGGTAAGTTCAAGTTCGAAGGCGTGTCTGTCGGTTCCTATTTAATCAAGGCCCGCCGTAGCAAGTACATTCTCGGTCAGCAAAAGTTCACGACCACGAACGATAACCCGAACCTTGAAATCACCCTTTACGAATATCCGGACACTGTGTCCCCGGGTATGTACATCGCTGGAGCAGAAGGCGGCACGAAGATTACGAACAACTGGGCTATCTTCTCCACGACTTGCAAGGAATCCGTCGCAGGTCTCCGCACGAGCTTTGAACAGGATATGAGCGCTTCCGCTCCGTCCCAGAAGGGCAAGAAGGCATCCAAGAAGGATATCAAGGTGAACAAGCTCCCAGAACCGAAGGTGATGGACGCTTCCCTTGACGTTCTCTACTGCAACCCGGGTTCTGTGACGGTTGCTGTCGAAGCGGCGGCTTATCCGGCTGTGGCGGCTGCTGTTTCTGCTCACGCAGACTGCCAGGGCTTCGACAATGACAAGAAGGGTATTTTCCCGGACGTCTCGAAGAAGACCGAACTCGCTGTCGAATATAAGGCTGAAGGCCTTTTCTCGGTGAAGGGCAACCTTCCGAAGGGCAAGCAGTTCATCGTGTTTTCTTCCAACGGCAAGACTCTCCAGTCTTACTACGTGGAAGTGAAGTAA
- the hemN gene encoding oxygen-independent coproporphyrinogen III oxidase — protein sequence MDNGMIDFLLKYNTNAPRYTSYPPANLFHAAESKAQVERIWRDSNVLKPQNVSFYFHIPFCKKRCLFCGCTAELLPGKQDELVRYFNALFAEMDEKLPWIDASRPVTQVHFGGGTPSAVPYSFLEKILNKLRERFTFAPHAEIAIECNPSLIDEPRLRELAQMGFNRVSYGIQDFDPQVLKNVGRDPSILPVKELLTLSRELNFTGINLDLIYGLPSQTEAAFYKSVELAAEAHPDRIALFSYAHVPWVKKAQKALEKFPLPTPHEKLGFFLEARDMFKKAGFVDVGMDHFCDPKDSLSIALSEGLLHRNFQGYCTRATTGEVYAFGSSAISQLDNAYSQNIHESRKYVELQEAHQMTEIRCEEISYEERIIRDAIEHLMCNRKLKVLEEEKRVLGAGWDRLLALEDDKLLVKKSDFEVEATELGTLVIRYLAMQLDPLMQKVQREGVFSKTI from the coding sequence ATGGACAATGGAATGATCGACTTCCTTTTGAAGTATAATACGAATGCTCCCCGTTATACGAGTTATCCTCCGGCGAATCTTTTTCATGCCGCAGAAAGTAAGGCTCAGGTGGAACGCATATGGCGTGATTCCAACGTTCTCAAGCCTCAGAATGTGAGTTTCTACTTTCACATTCCATTCTGTAAAAAACGCTGCCTCTTTTGTGGCTGTACGGCGGAACTCCTTCCGGGCAAACAGGATGAACTCGTCCGCTACTTTAACGCTCTTTTTGCGGAAATGGACGAAAAGCTCCCGTGGATCGATGCTTCACGTCCGGTGACGCAGGTGCACTTTGGAGGGGGAACGCCTTCTGCTGTTCCGTATTCCTTCCTTGAAAAGATTCTGAACAAATTAAGGGAGCGCTTTACGTTCGCCCCGCATGCAGAAATTGCGATCGAATGCAATCCGTCGTTAATCGACGAGCCGCGCCTGCGGGAACTCGCCCAGATGGGCTTTAACCGCGTGAGCTACGGAATCCAGGATTTCGACCCGCAGGTTTTAAAGAACGTCGGACGCGATCCTTCGATCTTGCCGGTGAAGGAACTCTTGACCCTTTCCCGCGAACTGAACTTTACAGGCATCAATCTGGACCTGATTTACGGTTTGCCTTCACAGACCGAAGCCGCTTTCTATAAGAGCGTCGAACTCGCCGCTGAGGCTCATCCGGACCGCATCGCGCTTTTCAGTTATGCGCACGTCCCTTGGGTCAAAAAGGCGCAGAAGGCGCTCGAAAAGTTCCCGCTGCCGACTCCGCACGAAAAGCTCGGCTTTTTCCTCGAAGCGCGCGATATGTTCAAGAAGGCGGGCTTTGTGGACGTGGGAATGGACCATTTCTGCGACCCGAAGGATTCCTTGTCGATAGCGCTTTCCGAAGGCCTTTTGCACCGTAACTTCCAAGGCTACTGCACACGTGCGACGACCGGTGAAGTTTACGCTTTTGGTTCGAGCGCCATTTCGCAGCTCGATAACGCTTACTCGCAGAACATCCACGAAAGCAGAAAGTACGTGGAACTGCAGGAAGCGCACCAGATGACGGAAATTCGCTGCGAGGAAATTTCATACGAAGAACGGATCATTCGCGACGCCATCGAACATTTGATGTGCAACCGCAAATTGAAAGTCTTAGAAGAAGAAAAACGCGTCCTCGGTGCGGGCTGGGATCGGCTTCTCGCTCTCGAAGATGACAAGCTTTTGGTCAAAAAGTCCGATTTTGAGGTAGAAGCGACTGAACTAGGGACTTTGGTCATCCGTTATCTGGCGATGCAGCTCGATCCGCTGATGCAGAAAGTGCAGCGGGAAGGCGTTTTTTCCAAGACGATTTAA
- a CDS encoding NPCBM/NEW2 domain-containing protein — translation MKQDQVPFSITRKEGWIIVLTLFVLVAAFLVFNHLSVPYARSWDIEWGYYATLGTFLILVSGLVVNAKEIFGRVKSHVPSTKSLIVLAFLLVFFTLFSVNHIENSHRVLSDETSWESMGLQMYFEHSGGVCNEGIWNDGTLDCKVEVNNFKGKTLAFVYSLVFRFADPNRDTALLVNFPFYLLSLVAFFLALSIWFKNDWLALAATVFLGGMPIYLLQSRSASTEVLYIAILSLLMAWYALVPPKEVKWKHFLLTVPLLGLFSGTRQETVFAFVPFALYYVRYFRGEFYRLPLFVLSTIAVSWPAVNTMAAYRGYDFQGGTHAAHSLSNFWFNLKTDIVKMMNFEGDPSHGGILQNPFYTTFTIILLLATAWLLYRMIFKKRYRRGFVLGIFFCIQIFVILLNVSGTFEIDINQRYVLVALPLFALIMALGIGDFVSTCFLDEKRSAIVTVLAAIVLSVGLALVHAPSFDANMLYYKNKLLGEENYLNTYLKQLPKKSIYIYSRPWQMLASGHSSFSERSFMGWSADDFAKYQAMSGGNIYLVRGQDGYGKVNRESRVVGFKTTDQINTILEGYKVEKVLAENRLFGYPLTIHKILAKHGLSIYAQGLSVSEFDSNRFTITKNFPESVAYDVFVGDSLLAHGVLDSATDSLIIAEQAPGLSRYNFNFYVPEDTIRLSRDAFVAGDAVQLLSTLPFESVSQDWGDAQRDQSVEHHTLHVGGEFYRYGFGSHANSRIVLDLCADGKCVDGSLSGTLHAVVGLDEESACGDGAEFAVHVGDREIWHSKRLYSGDAMKLQIPLEKASLLELRVIKGDNMDCDHGDWANAWISNIGDR, via the coding sequence ATGAAGCAAGATCAAGTTCCGTTTTCGATTACGCGTAAAGAAGGTTGGATCATTGTTTTGACGCTTTTCGTCCTGGTCGCGGCCTTCCTTGTTTTTAACCATCTTTCGGTTCCGTATGCCAGATCCTGGGATATCGAATGGGGCTATTATGCGACTCTCGGTACCTTCCTTATCCTTGTTTCGGGACTCGTGGTGAACGCAAAAGAAATCTTTGGCCGTGTCAAGAGCCATGTGCCCTCTACCAAAAGTTTAATCGTTCTCGCATTCCTTCTTGTGTTCTTTACGCTTTTTTCGGTGAATCACATCGAGAATTCACACCGAGTCCTTTCGGATGAAACGAGCTGGGAATCGATGGGCTTGCAGATGTACTTTGAGCATTCGGGGGGCGTTTGCAATGAAGGCATTTGGAACGACGGAACCTTAGACTGTAAAGTCGAGGTGAACAACTTCAAAGGCAAGACCCTGGCTTTTGTCTATTCCCTCGTATTCCGGTTCGCCGATCCGAACCGCGATACGGCTTTGCTTGTCAATTTCCCGTTCTACCTGCTAAGCCTTGTGGCATTTTTCCTTGCGCTGTCTATCTGGTTTAAGAATGACTGGCTTGCGCTTGCGGCGACGGTTTTTCTCGGTGGCATGCCGATTTACCTGTTGCAGTCACGGTCCGCTTCGACGGAAGTCCTTTATATTGCAATCCTTTCGCTTTTGATGGCTTGGTATGCACTTGTGCCGCCGAAAGAGGTGAAGTGGAAGCATTTTTTGCTGACGGTTCCGCTGCTCGGCCTTTTTTCGGGAACGCGTCAGGAAACGGTCTTTGCCTTTGTGCCGTTTGCGCTGTATTACGTGCGCTATTTCCGTGGGGAATTTTACAGACTTCCGCTGTTTGTGCTTTCAACGATTGCGGTGAGCTGGCCTGCGGTGAATACGATGGCTGCGTACCGCGGTTATGATTTCCAGGGCGGGACTCATGCTGCGCATTCGCTTTCGAACTTCTGGTTCAACCTCAAGACGGACATTGTGAAGATGATGAACTTCGAAGGCGATCCTTCGCACGGGGGAATTCTCCAGAATCCGTTCTATACGACCTTTACGATAATCCTGCTTTTGGCTACGGCCTGGCTCCTGTATCGCATGATTTTCAAGAAGCGTTACCGCCGTGGTTTTGTACTTGGAATCTTCTTCTGCATTCAAATTTTTGTGATTCTTTTGAACGTGTCGGGAACCTTTGAAATCGACATCAACCAGCGTTACGTGCTGGTTGCCCTTCCGCTGTTTGCGCTGATCATGGCGCTCGGTATCGGGGATTTTGTATCCACCTGTTTCCTAGATGAAAAGCGTTCTGCGATTGTGACGGTTCTTGCGGCCATCGTGCTTTCGGTCGGGCTTGCTCTTGTACATGCGCCTAGCTTTGATGCGAACATGCTCTATTACAAGAACAAGCTTTTGGGCGAAGAGAATTATCTGAATACCTATTTGAAGCAGCTTCCGAAAAAATCGATCTACATCTATTCCCGTCCGTGGCAGATGCTCGCTTCGGGACATTCGAGCTTTAGTGAACGCTCCTTTATGGGGTGGTCTGCAGATGATTTTGCGAAATACCAGGCGATGAGCGGTGGAAACATTTACCTTGTCCGCGGTCAGGATGGCTATGGCAAGGTGAACCGCGAATCCCGTGTCGTAGGCTTTAAAACCACGGACCAGATTAACACGATTCTCGAAGGCTATAAAGTGGAAAAAGTCCTTGCGGAAAACCGTCTGTTCGGTTATCCGCTCACGATCCACAAAATCCTTGCGAAGCACGGACTTTCGATTTACGCACAGGGACTTTCGGTGAGCGAATTCGACAGCAACCGTTTTACGATCACGAAGAATTTCCCGGAATCCGTTGCCTATGATGTTTTTGTGGGCGATTCCTTGCTCGCACATGGAGTCTTGGATTCCGCAACGGATTCTTTGATAATCGCGGAACAGGCTCCGGGGCTTTCCAGATACAACTTCAACTTCTACGTTCCAGAAGATACGATTCGCCTTTCGAGAGATGCTTTTGTTGCAGGCGATGCGGTGCAGCTTCTTTCGACGCTCCCGTTTGAAAGCGTTTCGCAGGACTGGGGGGACGCCCAGCGCGATCAGAGCGTGGAACATCACACGCTTCACGTCGGCGGTGAATTCTACCGTTACGGTTTCGGTTCCCATGCAAATTCTCGCATTGTGCTGGATCTTTGCGCAGACGGTAAGTGCGTTGACGGTTCTCTTAGCGGGACGCTGCATGCGGTCGTCGGTCTTGATGAAGAAAGCGCTTGCGGTGACGGTGCGGAATTTGCCGTTCACGTTGGAGACCGTGAAATCTGGCATTCGAAGCGTTTGTATTCGGGAGATGCGATGAAGCTCCAGATCCCATTGGAAAAGGCTTCGCTTTTGGAACTTCGAGTGATCAAGGGCGACAACATGGATTGTGACCACGGCGACTGGGCTAACGCCTGGATTTCGAATATCGGAGACCGTTAG